The segment TCCCTGCTCGAGTCAGCTCGATTTCAATCCGAGCCGACTCTCCTACAAACCGAGCCGACTCATCTGTAAATGGAGTCGACTCCATTCACGGAAACAGTAATAATAGCTAGTTTTCTACACTTTTTCAATAGCTAATTTTTGGGTCTAACAGCTATTTCAGCGCTTCCAACAGTCAAAACTCACTTTAAAACCTCTTCTAGGTCTATTAAAAGCTAAAGAATCATTAagaaaggaagattaaaagggatTAAAGAGGGAAACATTCAAATTAGTGAGGTTCATTAAACATCtttgaaaaagagaaaagaagagaaaagttgAGCACTGATCTTTGAGAGCTTTCAAGGGcaatcttcttcaacatcttccaCATCCTCTGAAGCATCATTTGAAAAGAAGTCAAGCCTCAAAGAGAAATCCTTCAGCTTCTACTTCGAGCTAAAAAAAAGTTTATTTTCTGTTTTTCTtttgtgctaaaatttttgtttattgtattttattttctttacaagttttttttgggagaaagaaaCTTAGGTTAGGCCCGTTCAAGCCCAAAATTAAACAAACATAGGTTTGGTTGGTGATCTCGTAAAACCAACTGGATTGATTGTAAATCCAAAAAATAATCAATGtaggttttggttggtgatcctgaaaaatcaactggatttgtTTGTAAGCCCAGATAAAACAAACAGGCTATAATCGaaaggattatagtaaaattttcaaggggCTCTTGAAAAGTGGACATGGGTGCAAagttgcaccgaaccactataaattgttGTGTTTGTCTTGTGCCTTTTGCTCTCTTGCTTTGCATGCCCTATATCATTTTACTTCTTGTATAATTTTACTTATTCCGTGCCACACATTATTTACTCTTCACAAATACTCAAATAAGTTTAATTTGAAGCACATACTTATTTAGATTGTtaatttagttaaaaattttaaaaaatccaattcatcctcCTTGAGTTACTATCTTTCTGaacaacaattgatatcagagcaagtgCTCTGTTATTTATTGTTGACCTAGCAGTCTTGAGCCAAAGATTATGATAATCCAAATTGAATCTTTTCTTATTGAAGGCCATTCTATAGATAGACCCTCTCTTTTTAATGGCTCTAATTATATGTATTGAAAAGctagaatgaaaatttttatacaagTATATGATTATAATGTATGGAAAATTATAGTCGATGGCCCACACACACCCCATGTATTAAGTGAGCGTGATAAAGAAATGATCCAACTAAATGCTAAGGCCATGATATGCTTTATTGTTCATTGGATATAAATgaattcaatctaattttttctcGCATTTCAGCAAAACATGTTTGGGAGAAATTGAAAACAACTTATGAGGgagcaaatcaaaaagaagaatcaagtTTCCAAGAAAAAGAAGTTCTTCCCAACATATGCCTCATAGCTCATAaggatgaaaagaagaaaaagaagaaaaaataaagaagaaagaaagtaaTGATTAAAGGGGAGCAAggcaaagaaaagcaaaatgagaaagaggaagaaagtaTTACAAATTCTTGCCTCATGATCAATGACAATGAGATAAATATTAATAACTCTTccaattttacttttgatgagtTATCTGAAGCCTTTAATGATCTAATGGATGAATTTAAAAAGATAAGGCTGAAAAACAAagaattaaagaaatcaaatcttctattaGTTGAACAAAAGAATAatctttcattagaaaaagaactttcaaaagaaaagaactctttgattgaaagaaaagaaaaattatcaaaatctgAAAAATCTCTCATAGAAGAAAATgctaaacaaagaaaagaaattgaaatattAAAGCCAATTGCTGAAAAGTTCACATCTAGTTATGAAAAACTTCAATTAATgttgaaaaatcaaaaatctattttCCGCAAAACTGGAACTGGCTTAAACTCTTTAAGAAAACAGAAAATAGTCAAAACTATGTTTTCAAGAGCTTCTCATGAAAACCATTCAATTATTTGCCATAAATGTAATAAGGTCGGACATAAAATCTTAAAatgcaatattaaaaaaattgatcatacttgaacaaatttggattccaaaagaaaccatatgCACTAACTCTATTAGACCTAAGATGGCTTGGGTACCAAAAGTTAATAAGTGATTTCGCAGGTATACCAAGCATCCAAGGGTGTCAAAGGAGCAAACGCTTGAAATTGAATGCTTAGGACTAAAAATGGATGGTTGATGATCCTTAGTAAAAGCTGAACCTTTCTCGAATCATACTATCATTGCTTGCTAAATTTACTTTgcttgattgattgattttgatgacttttCAATGTTTGCAATGATCCTACTCTATGACTTGAAtgatttgatttcaaaatcaatATGCTCTCTTCTATGTATCATTTTAATTGTTATAAGCATAAGTTTTCACTTTAAATTCAACATGCTCCTAAACCCTTCATCACATGATATTACTTGTAaaacttaaattaaaatgagCTTGATGGCATATAAAAATATTTGGATGCAAAACTcttcaattaatttttgacattCTCATAAAACATGTAATCAttgaaatatgtcaaaaaattacatGATTCAAGGAACATCAAGATAAGTCATCAACTCATAAAAGATTGTATGCTCGATAATTTGCATTGCATACTAGGTTGACCcctaaaaatttgaaaatccCCTAGTTGAATCTAAACCATAAAGCCTACATCTAGTTTCCCCCTAATTGGATCTCATTGATTTTAAACCCCccaattgattaatttttgatcctCCTAATTGATTTGTATATCATTCTTAATTCCTTATTTTATGGATTTTAAATCCAAATTGATTATTCTTATTTCCCCAAATTGCTTTGAATatcattttttatcatcaatttgattgtcCATTGATCCCCAgccaaattgatcaatttttttttgatttgaaactCCTTGAACTATTTTCTGTATCGAGGAGTCAACTCCTGGCTTCTTGAAGAAAAATAGTTCTATGAGGAATCGACCTATATTCAATGTTTCCTCAATAGATTCGAATCTTCTTAATCTAGGATGGATTTCTTAATTGAAATATCCCAAGGCTCTGTCATTCCATTTTGATTTCTTTCAAGCCGAAACCATTTCCAAACCCCTCTCCCATCAAAATTGGACCTCCCCTCTCCATTTCTATTTGATTCTTGTGGTTCTTGTTCTCCAATGGCACCCCGAAAGCAATTCATCCAAAGGAAGAGGAAGTCCCATGCAGAAATTTAAGAATCTAAGGATTCTCCAAGTGGCTCTTTCGTGCAAAAAAGGACCAAGCCAAGTTTCTGGAGCAAGAAGGATCTGTAGTTGGACAAAAAGTCAAAAGATTAGGCTGGAAATTTCTATGCTTTTTGGATCTCTTGACCTATCCGAACCTAATTCAAGAAttctatgaaaatataaaattcggGATTGAAAACTTGGAATCAAAAGTTTAAAATATCCATATTGGATCAAGATGATGTTGAGGGCATTAAGGATTTCAGTGTCAGCACTTATACTATagcagatgatgatgatgagactCCTACAGCAGAATCCATTGGATATCAGAACTGAGGAGCCAACAAAGCAGCATGAGAGACCACTTCTCCTTCACAGATCAAACGTCCAGAGAGTTTAGATTGATTGTTTGATAAACTAGATGAGGATTCATTGATTGAGTGAGTTTTCACTAGGATCGATTCTTCTGTTTGTGCAAAGATTCAAAGATATCCATCAAAGGCACAACAGATGAGATAGATCTGATGAAGGTTCTATCTTTGGTTTAAGCAGAGTCAGTCAGATTAATTCAGGTACTTACTTCAGCATGAGAGGATGTTTGTGACCAAGATCAATCATCTAAGACATCTGACCATCTCTCCTTCTACTCAATCTGGACCTACATCTTAGGATTATCCTGATCTATACTTAGGATGCTAGGATTCTTTTCATAGAGCTTTAGTAACTCTAGCAATCCACTTTTGTcattagtatagaaattagttcTCATACATATatgttttcatatttttatcatattctaTATTCATGTTTCGAATAATCAATGAAAATTTAATCTTTTATGGAAATTCAATATGCTTGATATTTATACTTGTGCTTGATTGAATATTTGCTTTGTTTATAAAactaagagagagaaaaatatattCTTGCAAAGCTTAAAATGAATAtgcatgttttgaaaaaaaaaaaggaagaattaagaaaaataattttttctagcaTTAATTATGAATAATAGGagagaaaatattatttgaatattataagaaaaatattcaCACTTTGCATGCTTTTAGTACTTCTATTATTTTTGCTTCTTtggatttttgaaaaatctatcTTGAATTTGCTAAGAGAAATCATTATTAATCTTAAAAGAGAGATCATTGATAAACAATTGCATTTTGCTTTTCTTATGGATTTATTTGAGCATTCTTGTGGTTTTGATtgtttaaattattttaagcaACTGTTCATACTTCACAtgttttgatcatatcaacagtTTTAGATAATTAATTGGTATCAAGAAATCATTTTTGATCTGAAAAAGGAATTTATTAGTAAACATTTATACTTTGCTCCAATTGATTGATAtcgaaaaatagatttaaaaaatatttttcttgaatcttttgaagttgatatcaaataaaatattttaagaaagcTGCCATTTATCTGTAAAGCTGAATATTTAAAGAAGACTTTAGTTTTATTTAATTGGTATCAAATAACTTACTGTTTGTCTTATATTACATTGATCTACATTTTggcaaaaataaaagaatatcTTTGTCTCAATCTAATTTTGTAAagttatatttttgataaaatatcatttgatacAATTTCAAGAAACCAATACCTTTTCTAAACTTAATTACTTAATACTTCTTATGAAAAGGATGAAATGATCTTTTTGAATAATAACTAAAAATCTTTTAATTTGAATGATTTGCTGATATCAATATAAATTATTTGTCATTCTAAAATTCTTAAAactatttgatttgaattgatattTCTTTATCACTTCAAAACTAAAATAATTGGTaccaaaaatcttttgaaaaagtTGCTAATTCAAAATATCTAGTGTCAAGctaaatttgaaatatattttcgtATTTTGCTACGATTGATTATTTTTGAGAAATAGATTTAAAATgtgttcttttcaaaatctctaaTTGATATCACGATAACtgctatttgatttgattttcaaaataattgataTTAAGAATATTAATTTTCATAATTGGTATTAGACAATCTAGTTTTGTATTATACTCCATTGCTTTATCTCTtagcaaaaagaaaagaatgcctTATCTCAAATATATTTTGCTTTGATACCATGTTTTGCTCcgattttgctctgatactacatGTTAGGACCATATTATGCTCTGATAGATTCAtgatattatctttgaatttaattgattggtacttattttttaaaaaaatgataataagtTTTTTAAATATCTCATATACTTAGCTTTGAtacttaaaattttttgttcTGAAAAGCTTTATCCCTCTCGAATCCTTGAAGCTCAAAGCCtatttgtatttaaatttgagaTGTCTTTTAATGCATCAACTTtattcaaaaaaagagagagatgttTCTAAATTTATATTGATCAAATGAAGGAAGATAATTCTTTTGATAGTAACTATTTGGATTGAATCTGAAGAAGaattaaattgattatttttcaaagatataaactcaaacttctttcaattggtatcaagtaGAATTTCTCAAAAACATTATTATAATTGGTATCATAATTCTCACAATTGATATCAAATAGTCTAATTTTGTCTTAAATTCTATCGCTTtctcttttggaaaaaaaatactgtctcaaatctgaatttttatgactatattcttgctattatatTGTTTAAGATAAATTCTTGTGATATATTTTTGAATGATCTACTTTAAtatcaaaaaggaaagaaatattttcaagcctatattgttcaaaaatttgatttctagtaAATCTTTAAAGCCCAAGTACTTTTAATTGAAATCGGAAAGTATTTTTGCATCTATATTTTTTAGAAAAgggaaaagttttaaaatctgaatttgaaagttGAATCCAAGATTTGAAAGAAAGAAACTAAAATCAAATTCTGAAAATTGAATGTATGTATATTTcatttaaattgattttgataatttatgttaAATCCTTTCCTTGTGttttttgatgttgtcaaaaaaagagagttatgttgagtatatgcttaagATACTCATTTTACTTGCTTGAGAAGATCATATGAAATAAGTATGttatattgaatataattttggatgtaTGCACTCTTGAATATAATAGTAACATTCATGAAGTGTATGCTTACATGTGCCTAGTTATTCACTTTACATTgaatattgaaaaattaattgAAACCCATAATATGCTTATTacgcatatactcaaagttttgtcatcatcaaaaagagaaagattgttgatcctatgattgattttgatgattatcaaactttgagtaattatgattctaatcatgtgtttcaaaGTTGGATGTAGGATTTTTCAAGTATCCAAAATGAAGAATTTATCTTAAAGATAAGTCCACTCAAGATGTCAAACCAAAACACTCAGAAAGAATAAATTCTCACAAGTTTGAATGGCTCATTATGAAGATAAATGAAATTGAAAGAAGTAAATATCATATGAAAGCTTTTTAGAGCCAAGAAAATTCAAGTTTGAGAGgctaaaatatgaagaaaaataatgTTGGAAGGTTTGAAGCCGACTCTGAGAGGTTTCGAGTCAACTCTGGCACATTGGAAGAAGACTAGCACACATCCGAATCGACTCGATTTCAATCCGAGCCGACTCTTTCAAAGAAGACAAAAAACTACATTTTCAGGATCCCTGCTCGAGCCAACTCAATTTCAATCCGAGCCGACTCTCCTACAAATCGAGCCGATTCGCCTGCAAATGGAACCGACTTCATCCACGGGGACAGCAATAATGATTAGTTTTCTACACTTTTCCAACAGCTAGTTTTTGGGTCTAATGGCTATTTCGGCTCTTCCAACGATCAAAACTTACTCTAAAGCCTCTTTCAAGTCTATTAAAAACTAAAGAATCACTTGGAAAGGAAAATTAAGAAGGATTAAAAAGGAAAACGTTCAAATTAATGAGGTTCATTAAACAtccttgaaaagagaaaagaagaggaaagttgAGCAATGATCTTTGAGAGCTTTCAACGACAATCTTCTCCAACATCTtctacatcctctcaaacatcatttgaagagAAGTCAAGTCTCAAAGAGAAATTCTTCGGCTTCTACTTCGAGCTTAAAAgagtttattttctattttcttttgtactaaaatttttatttattatattttattttttttacaattttttttgagaaaaaaacttTAGATTAGATCCGTCCAAGTCCGAAATTGGATAAGTGTAGATTTGGTTGGTGAGCTCGTAAAACCAACTACGTTGATTGTGAATCCAGAAAATAATCTGTGTAAGATTTTAATTGGTGATCCtgaaaaatcaattagatttgttTGGGAGCCCAGATAAAACAAATACGCTGTAATCAAAAGGATTATAGTAAAAGTTCCCAAAGGGCTCTTGaagagtgaatgtaggtgcaggattgcaccgaaccactataaattgttGTGTTTGTCTTGTAGAGCTGCCAATTTGGGTTGGATCCGTCAGGTTGGCCCGCCCCATCATGTAAATGAGGCGAGTTGGGTTCATGTTTTAGCAATCCGTTTACAAGTGGGTTAAATGACCCGCCTTGTTTGAGTTGGTGGATTAGGGCGGGCCGGCCCGTCTTGACAGCTCTACCACAAATAATGATGCTTGGCACTTGCTTTGAATAGTTAAGACTTAGAGTTAGAGTCTTTGACTTTGTCATTGTGAATGTGAATTGAGATGTGAGACTTTGATaggttgatttgaatttgaattggatATGAAATTCTGTTTATACTGTTGttttacagtttttttttttttttgaaaattttgacgAGTTGGCCTGTTTAACCAGCAGCCCATGGCGGGTTGGATCGGATTGGGGTTTTCCCAACCCGTCAGTTAAACGGGCCAGCCCACCCCATCCCATTTAGAGGCGAGTTGTGGCGGGTCGGGGCAGACCGGCCCGTCTTAACAATTCTATTATCTTATGCCTTTTGTTCTCTTGCTTTACATGTCCCACATCTTTTTAATTCttatatagttttatttattCCACTGCTACATATTGTTTACTCTTCACAAACACTCAAATAAGTTTAATTTGAAGCACATACTTGTTTAGATTGTTAATTTAGTTAAAAGttttaaagaacccaattcacccccttttGGGCTGCCATCTTTTGGACAACACATAGTTAACATACTATTGTTTTTACTTACTCTAAAAATCATGTTGATGAAAGTGCAGAGCATCATAATCCTTACTGAGTGTTTAAATTGCTTAAGTATAGAAAATACTCATCTTCTTACAAAGAAGAAGGGTAGTAAAATGATTGGATTAGAGCTGCCAATTTATTTTATAGGCCTAATATGTCTTTATGGCAAGGTTTGCCATCTCAGTATGGGACCCCCTACTAGTACCGTTCTATTATAGTGTCAATATATAGTATAGTATCAAACAATGAGGTATACCAAGTATCGATACAATATGAGACTACATACCGATTTGGTACTAATATGATACATCTAGTACAATATGCTACCAACCAGTACGATGAACCTTGCTTTGTAGTTGCTAAGCAAGTAAAAGATTAATCCCTTATAGTTAGTCTTATTGTAGCACAATCATGTTTGATAACCTACATTAAGTATTAAATCATACCAGAGATCCCATAAGAGACTTTCTTAACTGAAATAAAGCTAAAAATCATGTTGATGAAAGTGCAGAGCATCATAATCCTTACTCAACTTCTTACAAAGAAGAAGGGTAGTAAAATGGTTGGATTAGAGCTGTCACTTGATTTTATAGGCCTAATATGTCTTTATAGCAAGATTTGCCATCTCAGTACGGGACCCCACACCAATACCATTCTATTATAATGTCAATATGTGGTACAGTATGAGACAATGAGGTATACCAAGTGTCAGAGCAATACGAGGCTACATACCGATTCAGTACCAGTATGATACATCTAGTACAATATGCTATCAACCAATATGATGAACCTTGCTTTGTAGTTGCTAAGCAAGTAAAAGATTAATCCCTTATAGTTAGTCTTATTGCAGCACAATCACGTTTGATAACCTGCATTAAGTATTAAATCATACCAAAGATCCCATTAGAGACTTTCTTAACTGAAATAAAGAAGACTAGGTTAATTTATATCGATTCACATAGCAATTTCAAATTAGAGATTCCTATTTGCCACCATGTCTTATAATAGCAGACAATGTGCAACCAATCAGGTAAAATTCAAGAACCAATGTGTGACTAATTAGCTTAGAAAGATACTCTTTACAGAAAGCCAAACAAATATTAAGTAGCAAGATTTCAAAATGTAAAAAACTTTCCAGTAACAATTCAGGGAAAAAATCCTTTTCCTTTCCTGATTACAAACATTGCCTCACTAATGTCCTTTCACTTCGTCCTTCTAAAGGTCAACATTAACTTTTCAATTCTTCTACAATACCCTTTTTTTCATGGAGACAAATGTTTCTTGACCTTCATCTGACATCTGACATTGCAGCAATCAATCACTCAGCAATTTGTATCCTCCAATCCATGCATATGCAGGAATTGCCGCTAGGCATGCTAAAAGGATAACGCTGAGAGAATTCTAACAAAATTATATTCTCGTGTTGTTTCTAATCCATTCTTGAAATCATAGAATTTTGTTTCTATCCATTTATCTTTACTAGGTAAGATCTTTGTTAATTAAATGCTAGTGCATTCTAAACAGATAAATTCACGTCCTACAAATCAACTTTGAGTCATACAATATCAGCGGAATACTTTGGACACAGATTTATAATCTGCCGATCCAAGATCCAGTTCAGGCTAACCAGAAGAGTAAACACTATATACCCACACCATTTGGTAACTCATACGATCCAAATTACCAAAATCGCAACATCAACATATCAAGAAAGAGGCAGCAATCATATAGCAGAGATACTCATTTACGAAACACTAAAAACTACTAAATTTCCAAggaatcccaaaaaaaaaatgtcCCACACAAGACCAATTTCAGGATCGCAAGAGCGCATTCAGGGTGGGAAGAGCAACTCACACGCTCTTGAAAAGATATGCCCGGCCAAACCGCCCGTGGAAGTCCTTCGAGATGATGGCATCGTGCGAGGCCGAATCAACCTTGCAGAACTTGCACTTGAAAACCTTCGGCCCAGGCAGCGACTCCACGAAGAGCAACCCCATGGACGGCTCAATCAACCTCTCAAGAACCGGAACCCCCTCAACCCTAACCCTATATCTCTGTTCCTCCTGCAACCAGGGACCCCATCAAGAACCAACCAAGCACCAAGAAAACCTCAATCGGAGGAGGAGAAGTCGAAGAGACCTGAGATTCCCCCTCGAATCGCCATTGGAGAGGAAGGATTGGCTCGGAATCaaggggattttttttttctcttttttggggggggggactAATCAAGGGGATCTTTTTGGGGCGGGGGGACGACCAAGAAAACGGGAGAGAAGCAGCGGGGAGGAATCTCTCACTAGCTTTCGGTTTCAAAAAGAGAAGACGCGAGGAACGGCTCGGAGTGAAAAAGAAGCGACCCGTACTGGAAAGCGAAGGCTGGTATTTATAGATGGGAGCCGGGAGGGGTTCGGATTACCGTCGGTCGATTCGTTCGCTTGGTTGAGGGTTACGTGGCGATTTTTTATTggcgatattttaaaatattttttggagtTGCGAAAGGAGCCTTTAACGTTACAACAGGTCACACACTTTTCAGAGTAGGAGCCGACCATGGTCCAGAAAACGAATGTGAGCATGAGACAAATTACATTCTTTGGAACAAATGTATTTCAACGTAGAAGCCaggttttttttttattcctttcTTCCGAGTCCACAAAGTTTCCTTTCCCTGAGTAACGGACAAGAGTATGTGGAAATTTATCAGCTTTTAAATATTTCGAACCATGGTATGGGTGGT is part of the Elaeis guineensis isolate ETL-2024a chromosome 15, EG11, whole genome shotgun sequence genome and harbors:
- the LOC105034935 gene encoding putative yippee-like protein Os10g0369500 isoform X2, which translates into the protein MGLLFVESLPGPKVFKCKFCKVDSASHDAIISKDFHGRFGRAYLFKSVVNISLGPNEDRHLLTGLHTVNDIYCSCCQQILGWRYKIMYAAGEGI
- the LOC105034935 gene encoding putative yippee-like protein Os10g0369500 isoform X3 codes for the protein MGLLFVESLPGPKVFKCKFCKVDSASHDAIISKDFHGRFGRAYLFKSVVNISLGPNEDRHLLTGLHTVNDIYCSCCQQILGWRYVREGI